A genomic segment from Streptosporangium roseum DSM 43021 encodes:
- a CDS encoding NAD(P)H-dependent glycerol-3-phosphate dehydrogenase produces MTKAAVFGTGSWGTTFAMIMAGAGTQTTLWGRRPEIVEAIDRRHENPDYLPGATLPETLRATTDPAEALDGADFVVLAVPSQTLRSNLIGWKPYLPSGAVLVSLMKGIELGTTKRMSEVICEVAEVPQERVAVVSGPNLVGEIIRGQPAATVVACTDERAMERLQEACHLPPWFRPYTNPDVVGVELGGAVKNVIALAVGVAAGMGLGDNVGAMLMTRGLAEISRLGAVLGADPHTFAGLAGMGDLIATCTSPLSRNRTFGKNLGQGMTLAEVIAATKQTAEGVKSCESVLELARKHDVEMPITEVVVAVVHDGMPPSEAAMLLMSRTPKPERYGV; encoded by the coding sequence ATGACCAAGGCGGCTGTATTCGGCACGGGATCGTGGGGCACCACCTTTGCGATGATCATGGCGGGGGCGGGCACGCAGACGACCCTGTGGGGCAGGCGCCCGGAGATAGTGGAGGCGATCGACCGCCGCCACGAGAACCCCGACTACCTGCCCGGCGCGACGCTGCCGGAGACCCTGCGGGCCACGACCGACCCCGCCGAGGCTCTCGACGGCGCCGACTTCGTGGTGCTGGCGGTCCCCTCCCAGACCCTGCGGTCCAACCTGATCGGCTGGAAGCCGTATTTGCCGTCCGGCGCGGTGCTGGTCAGCCTGATGAAGGGCATCGAGCTGGGCACCACCAAGCGGATGAGCGAGGTGATCTGCGAGGTCGCCGAGGTGCCCCAGGAGCGGGTCGCGGTGGTGTCGGGTCCCAACCTGGTGGGTGAGATCATCCGGGGCCAGCCCGCCGCGACCGTGGTCGCCTGCACCGACGAGCGGGCCATGGAACGGCTCCAGGAGGCCTGCCACCTGCCGCCGTGGTTCCGCCCCTACACCAACCCCGACGTGGTGGGGGTGGAGCTCGGCGGGGCGGTCAAGAACGTGATCGCCCTGGCGGTCGGCGTCGCGGCCGGGATGGGGCTCGGCGACAACGTCGGGGCGATGCTGATGACGCGCGGGCTGGCCGAGATCTCCCGGCTGGGCGCGGTGCTCGGCGCGGACCCGCACACCTTCGCCGGCCTCGCCGGGATGGGTGATCTCATAGCGACCTGCACCTCCCCGTTGTCCCGGAACCGTACTTTCGGTAAGAATCTTGGTCAGGGCATGACTCTGGCCGAGGTCATCGCCGCGACGAAGCAGACTGCCGAGGGGGTCAAGTCCTGCGAGTCGGTCCTGGAGCTGGCCAGAAAGCACGATGTGGAGATGCCGATCACCGAGGTGGTGGTGGCCGTCGTCCATGACGGGATGCCCCCCAGCGAGGCCGCGATGCTGCTGATGTCGCGCACCCCCAAGCCCGAACGGTACGGCGTGTGA
- a CDS encoding lysophospholipid acyltransferase family protein, with product MRRPGWPSRFWVAVAVAIVKPTAWLLVKKDWRRADRLPRAGGIILATNHLSWLDPILLSHYLYANGRWPTILAKSGLFSVPVLGHMVRSLMAIPVYRGSAEAIRSLRESERRLADGACVLFYPEGTCTRDPRFWPMEGKTGAARLALAAGVPVIPVAHWGAQEILPYGSKRPRLFPRRTFSVLTGPPVDLSKYAGQELHAEVLREATADIMTAITALLAELREEKAPDAPFKKPSDN from the coding sequence ATGAGACGCCCTGGATGGCCTTCCCGGTTCTGGGTCGCCGTGGCGGTCGCGATCGTCAAGCCGACCGCCTGGCTCCTGGTCAAGAAGGACTGGCGCCGGGCCGACCGCCTGCCCCGGGCCGGCGGGATCATCCTGGCGACCAACCACCTCTCCTGGCTGGACCCCATCCTGCTGTCGCACTACCTCTACGCCAACGGGCGCTGGCCGACGATCCTGGCCAAGTCGGGGCTCTTCTCCGTGCCGGTGCTCGGGCACATGGTGAGGTCGCTGATGGCCATCCCTGTCTACCGGGGGAGCGCCGAGGCGATCCGCTCGCTCAGGGAGTCCGAGCGGAGGCTCGCCGACGGGGCGTGCGTGCTGTTCTACCCCGAGGGCACCTGCACCCGCGACCCCCGCTTCTGGCCCATGGAGGGCAAGACCGGGGCGGCCCGGCTGGCCCTGGCCGCCGGCGTGCCGGTGATCCCGGTGGCCCACTGGGGCGCGCAGGAGATCCTCCCCTACGGGAGCAAGAGGCCCCGGCTCTTCCCCCGCAGGACCTTCAGCGTGCTGACCGGCCCGCCGGTCGACCTGTCGAAGTACGCGGGGCAGGAGCTCCACGCCGAGGTCCTGCGCGAGGCGACCGCCGACATCATGACGGCGATCACCGCCCTGCTCGCTGAGTTACGCGAGGAGAAGGCGCCCGATGCGCCGTTCAAGAAACCTTCCGACAACTGA